Genomic window (Pyrus communis chromosome 13, drPyrComm1.1, whole genome shotgun sequence):
aaaattaaaaaaaaaataaaataaaggccCAACGAtcagaaatttgaccgttggccacgtggcagcgtgttggctgttggatttgattatttttcaaatccaacggtccagattaattacaacattaaaatttattaaaaattaattaaaaaatgtcaaaattttttaaaaaatactgaaaaattttaaaaaattaattttttttttctataaatacctaaccctcatcttccaccttacaccacatttcaatattttctacactttctacactttctacatttgaatattttgtacactttgagagaaaaaaatgacttcgtggaagctcagtgaagatgttacgttgtgtgaatgttgggttcacactttctacacttcctatccgaaattataactatttttttttattattttataaaaaaattatttaatattttaaatggactgggtgccagcgcattttgtaggggtggagatcgtttgtgccagcgcatttttagactaggtgccagcacattttttttggggtggagatgctttggcttattactgttcattgggtctattactgttcaattaagtggataaatgggctgggtgctggcgcaaagtggataggggtggagttgctcttaaggCGGTCATAGGAGATTGTGGCAGTGGTGGAGGTGGCAATGATGGTGGTGGCGAGGATGGTAGTGATAGGCAAGGTGTATAAGATCGTGGTAATAGAGGTGGTGGTCATGGTTATGGTGACGACAACGATAAAGAGGTGGTCATATGGGTATTGGAATGATCATGGTAAGATGGTGGTGCCGACATGATAGTCGAAGTGGTAATCATTGCATTATAGTAGGTAGTAGAGTATTAACAAGTGGAAGAAATGATATTCATCAAAGCATTTGGAACAGAAGTTGAATTTGCCATGACAATAAAAGTACCATAAAACACTCAAAGTCCATCAAAATTTGTAACTTCTTAAAATCCATTGAAACCAATAACTACACATGGATTTTTATAAACTCACAAAAAGTCATAAGTGaatacttcaaaattttcatagaCTTTGACAAAAGTAATAATTTGAAAGTTTATGAAAGTCCATCAAACTTCATACACAATACATCATGTTAATTTAGGAAATTGTTGACAcacaataaaaaacaataattctTTATGATACACTTTCTTACACATTCGCTAATAGAACATTAGACGAAAGatccatatatatttataaatgtGTAAATTTTATATGTCTAAATaatattgaccaaaaaaaaagcaTTACTTAATAAAAACATGTACATAGAATTCTCAATTGAACATGCAAAAAGGTCGACAAAATTTCAACTTACAATATAAAAAGTAGGTAAAAAAGTGTAATGTTATCAAATCCAAagcaaaaagaataaaaagaataaattttttttttttttttaaaactaaaaataaaaaaagtggcGAAAGGAAAAGTCCAAATTGGAAAGTAATAAGGCAAATAATCCTAAATTCCAAATAAGCAAAAAGAGTAAAGCCAACATGGCCGGTGCCACCGTCACCGGTTCTCTGCCTTAATTTAACGACTCTGCCTGTCAAAgccaaaactctctctctctactttctctctctaacctcTCTGTCATTCCGCTTCCGTTTTGCGTCGTTTGATTTCTTTCTGTtgctctcttcttcctcctctcatAATTTCATCACCCataaattcatatatatttccattaattctctctctctctgaaattACAAATCTCAAAAGGCTTCACaaaaaagttagagagagaagcGCACACCCGCAGCAATAATTCACTTTCCTTTCcaaccatcttcttcttcttctctctctctctctctctctctctctctctctttgttgcCAGCTTTTGCAGCTCGTCCTTCCCATAACCCAtttcccatctctctctctctctctctctctctccctccctctctctccctctattATCTCTCACCCCCACCACCCTCCATCATTACAATTACACACAGAGATCCCATTTCAGGTACGTCAATTCTCTCTCTGATCGTTTTCATACTCTTTTCAGCTCCATCAATACCAATTTTGCTGTATGTTATCTGGATCTCTCTTTTTTCAAAGCTATCCAATTTTGCTCTGATCGTTGTTTTGTTTGCAATTCTCGTTTTTTGTTATCTGGGtttttatggttttgttttaaatttaatgggttttggttgtttttggatgAAGTTGAATATTTGATCTGATGGGGTATGTTGGTTTTTGCCTCCTTATTGATGTTGTTTCATCTGACCTTTTCTTTTCATGAATATTTCTTGATTTGAGTCCATAAAGCTCGAATCGATTGAGTCAAAATGATTGAGCAAGTAGTTGAACAAAATAACTAGAAGATCTTAATAATTTGCTGATATGTAGACTTTTGTGACTGCCTTTTGAAGATATATTATCTGGGTTCTTTCATTTGGTAAAATTTTGCGTGTCTGCGGCGTGTGGACGAGTGCACTTTAATCTCAGTGCATTCTGCCGTTGTGTAATCAGGCAGTTTCCTGGTAAGTCTTATAACTTTGGATTTGATAGTAATCTGTATCCAGTCCTATTGCCGTTTCAGTGGTCATGTTGATCACAAGTCATATTTCAGTTCTTGGGTAGTTTTTTACTTGTTTGAATACTGGAAGGGACTTTTAAATCTGCGAAGATATCCTCTGTTCGCTATTTTTGAGTTGGATTCAGGAATGTTATGATCCAGAGGAAAGCTATGTTTGAGGATTCTTCACATTGATGGGTTCAGTAATTAATTGCAGCATTTGAATATGAAGTCCTATACAGCTAGCAGATGTTTCATGGATGGATTTTATACAGCCTGTTTGGAAGTATCAAATGTTTGTTACATAAGTAAAAAATAAGATGAGTTGGAAAACATGCATGTACAACAGGATGACCGTTCTTGGCTGAGAAGTTACTGGCGATGATTCTTCAGCATTAGTGTGTACTCGAAGCCAATGGTTACAATAGCTTGTGATCCAAATTGTATGGACAGTAGTAGAGATATAAATTTAATCTATCCAATATATGATATATGAGAACATAAACTTATATTAGAACAATAGGATCAGCTTTGAGGACAAACTTGTTTTCTCGAATTTTTTTCCCCATAAATATATTCTATAGATTGATTACTCTTATTCATCTATGAGTAAGTTAAGTCATGATGATCTAATGTGAACTTCAAGAGAAGGACCATATGTCAACACAAATTTTTATTGCTGTACAAAGATAATTTAAGCAACATCCATGTAGCAATTTATAAACTAGTAATGTCAGGGACTAGTTTTAAGTATAGAAGCGGCTCCACTCTAACACCAGCGAGTAGTATTAAAGATGGAAAATCTTAGGACAGTTTGTTCATTGGCTGAAGTACTATTTCGCTCTTGATGCATATTTTCTACTGACATCTGCATGCTCACATGTAAAGAAGAAGGGAGAATAAAGGGGATAAACTTCTAAAGATATGGTCAGGCAGCCAGCAGTTTGGAATTTAGGTCATTGTATCACTATGAATGGAGGCTTACCTAAAGAAAGCTACAAGCCTACTAGGACGAAGCTTGAAGAGGAGGGTCATACAGAGGTTTTCTAAGTTCTTTGGAAGCATATATGGAGCAAATTCCCTATACATGAGAAGCAAGAGATGGAAGCAATGGTGCACTTTTGAGAGTTAGATACCGACTAATTTTATTGGGAAATACCTCTGGATATTGTTTCAGTTGAGAAATTAGTACCGGGAAGGGGAGTTCGTGAAACTAATGTAGTGTGGGAAATGCCTTTGGAAATATCTCACTTGAGAATCAGTCCAGCTAAGAGAGTTTATAATTGTTTTGAAGTCCAACATGATTTGCATTTTCCTATCTGAATATCAAGTGGGGTAACTTGATTATCAGAACCAAGGTTCGATGGGCCGATACAGAAGCTAGACCCTGAGTAAATGGACTGAGACATATCAACCTAGTTAGACAACTAAATTCCAAATACAGTGCATCAGCCCTTGAACTTCATTCTCATGCATGAATTAACTTACACATGTTTGTGTTATGTCTCATTGGGCAAGCACTTTCCTGTTCATGTGAAGTTCTTTGTATACGAAATCCAATAAGTTGTTAGGTTAGCTTTATGGGGATGCATAGTGATCTAAGATGTAGGTGCTCACAATTTAAACATCATGAGAAGAGATCATATTCTAACAACTGATTTTTTCATAGTGCTAAGATTTACTGTAGCATCTCTGTTGAATTTCTGTGTTGAGTATCAATGCTGATATTTGTACTATAGATAAGAATTTTTGAAGGATATCTATTACTTTTGATTTAAGTGTCTGTATACTGTTTTTGAAAATGATCTAGTATTCATTTTGGCTTGGTAACAAAActccttttgtttatttgttttttttttccttgcagTGAACTCTTGTGGAATTTATAGGGACGCAGGATTCTGCCTTGCTGAAAGAAACATTCTTAAAAGGGATTTCAGGCAATGTCTAGCTCTGCAAAAGCTTTGGATCCTGCTTTTCAGGGAGCAGGTCAAAGAGTGTATCCTTTTACCAGAGTCTCAATAAAATGAGTCTGCAAAATAATTCTTTTAAAAACCATAATGAAGGACAGGAACAAAAAACTAACTATCTTGCGTCCActgaataaaaaaagtaaaagtgacttaaaataaaattacggCCCCGGATAGTCAGAACAGAGGCTAGGGTTCATGTGGCCGAACCTAAAGGTTTTGTTGTTATAGACAAAAAAGTAAGGTAGGTTATACTTTGTGTCAGTTTTAGGAATGTGTAAGTCTTTCTGGGAATCTTTTAAATATGTTAATCATGTTGTGTTCCAAATTTGAGGTCTTAGGAATGTGTAAGTCTTTCTGGTAATCTTTTAAATATGTTAATCATGTTGTGTTCCAAATTTGAGGCCGTGAAACTTAACATGTTATAGAGGGACTGAAATTTGGCGGATTGAGGACTTCCAACCAGTTCCTTTGCCAAAATCTGAACATGGAAAATTCTATATGGGGGATTCTTATATTGTCTTGCAGGTTTGTCTGGTTTTTACTCTCTTTAATTCTTTTCAAAGCCTTTActatttattcttttttccCCACAAGATTGCTTTAGAAGAACGAAATTCGTCAGCATAACATAATTTTCTTCCAAGAAATGTAAAAGTGCAATGTTTCTGTTTTGGGTGATTCATAAGTTGATGTCATTCCTGAATAACCTTTTGATGTTCtttatcaattttttatttttattttttttatccctttccctttctttgcaTGTTCCACCCTAAGAAAGGGGAATTCAGGGATAGGTGGTTGGGGGGATGGGGCATGGTTGTACGACATATCAAACTTTGGAATAAAAAGGTGTACCTTCAAGGAGGcatttttcatttatatgtTGTCATGTGCTTATCTGACTATTTGCAgacaacacaaaacaaagggGGTGCTTATCTTTATGACATACACTTCTGGATTGGGAAAGATACAAGTCAGGTGTGTATGCTTAAAGTTTGAACTTGCCTTGAATTTTCTTGGACGTTATATATAGAAGTAAGAGAAAAATTGTTACTTTATATCGTGACTATTTATTGTAGGATGAAGCTGGGACAGCAGCTATTAAGACCGTTGAACTAGACGCAGTTCTTGGAGGACGTGCAGTGCAACATAGAGAAATTCAAGGCCATGAGTCTGACAAATTTTTGTCATACTTCAAACCTTGTATCATACCATTGGAGGGGGGCGTTGCTTCTGGATTTAAAAAGGCTGAGGAAGAGGAATTCGAAACTCGGTTGTATACCTGCAAAGGAAAACGAGTTGTCAGATTGAAGCAGGTATCCTGTTCTTCTGACGCGAGGGTTTAGAGTTTTTCTTTGTATCTTTGTTTTggtgtggagagttgggagttCAATGAAGTATCTTCAATCTAATTCTGCTGGAGGTTAAAAGGAATTGCACCCTGCATTCTAATTTTGTAGGTTCCTTTTGTGCGTTCCTCACTGAATCATGATGATGTGTTCATCCTGGACACTCAAAACAAGATCTTTCAGTTCAACGGAGCAAATTCTAATATCCAGGAGAGGGCAAAGGCTTTGGAAGTAATCCAGTTTTTGAAGGAAAAGTATCATGATGGAACTTGTGATGTTGCAATAGTTGGTAAGTGCATATACGGTATAACgatgtatattatataaaagCCCACTGAACTCTTATCATGTTGCCATCTTCTCTAGTACTCAAAAGACctgcattatccaaacaaaaTTGTTACCTTACATTTTTGCTGTCTGTGTTGCCCATTCTTAATCGTTTCTTATTTCATTTGTCAAAAATGGTGTGCATTGTGGCAGATGATGGGAAGCTTGATACAGAGTCCGATTCTGGGGAGTTTTGGGTCCTAATGGGTGGTTTTGCTCCAATTGCAAAGAAGGTAACCACTGAAGATGATGTGGTTCCAGAAGCTACTCCTGCTATACTGTATAGGTATTCTCATATTTTGTTATTGTCTTTGTCTAGAACTCTTGATTTTTTAGTAAATggcaatctctctctctctctctcacacgcGCGCACGCGTGCGTGAGCGCGCATGATCATATGCTTTTCATGCATGTGCATCTGCATGTAGTAGGTGGCATAGTAAGCACATGCTCCTGACACTTGTTTGTGTGTCAGTGTCTGTCTCTGTGCCGGAAACAAAATATCTACTTATATGTTAATCTTTGGTATAATCCTCATAAGGTTCTAACTTAAAGTTACTGGTTTTTGAAGCATAACTGACGGTGAAGTGAAGACTGTAGAAGGTGAACTATCCAAATCCTTGCTTGAAAACAACAAATGCTACTTACTGGACTGTGGTTCAGAGGTATTTGTTTGGGTCGGCCGGGTGACACAAGTGGAGGACAGAAAATCTGCAAGCCAAGCAGCTGAGGTAGTGACCTGCACTTTTTTATTCATGCTGGCAAGCAGATAGGTTTATGAGTGAATTACATAAATGTAGCTCTTAATTTTGTCACCAGGAATTTCTTGCTAGTCAGAATAGACCAAAGTCAACACGAATAACCCGGGTTATTCAAGGTTATGAGACACATTCATTCAAGTCCAACTTTGATTCTTGGCCATTAGGATCAGCAACTTCTGGTACCGAGGAGGGAAGAGGAAAAGTAGCAGGTAATGATCAACTCCTTAGTTGTAAATTGTAATACTTTCTGATTAGCTTTATTAATATTGTATCTTCATGGTCTGCTAGCTTTGCTGAAGCAACAAGGTGTTGGTTTAAAGGGCATTGCAAAAGGTGCTCCTGTAAATGAGGAGGTCCCACCTTTGCTAGAAGGAGGCGGAAAGATGGAGGTCTAGTtgataatgatatattttatgCTTCTAGTAATGACTTAATTAATTAGGCTTCCTTGTTGATGTCTTTTGGAATATTGGGTATTCTGTTTTTTTCAGGTATGGTGTATCAATGGTGGTGCCAAGACTCCTCTGTCTAAGGAGGATATTGGTAAATTTTACAGTGGAGATTGCTATATCATTCTCTATACTTACCACTCTGGTGATAGAAAAGAAGATTACTTTTTGTGCTGTTGGTTTGGAAAGGATAGTGTTGAGGTAATTCACTTTGTTCCAGGttagaatttttaaataattgaaagaaTCACTTTGCTTTCTGTCAGAGTTCTTGTATATAAAGTCAGAGACCTGCACTTCAATCTCTTGTTTACATAACCTTTTGTTTTAGAATAAAAGTTCATGGAGGAACATTGTGCTTTCAGTTGGGGTTGGGGGTGGGTGAGGGTTGCGGAAATAAAATGTTGTGTTTTGGATGTCTTTTTGGGAGTTTTAGTTAGAGTTGAATGCCATTTCTTGAAGATAGGAGGAACACTTAATTTCATTGTGAGAGAGGTTGCTGTTTTTGGCTTCTTTGTGGGCCCCAGGAGCTGCAGAATTTGGAGATATTCCTTTCTTTGAGCCATAGTTGGATGATTATTATACTGGTTAAGTTTGCTTCGATCTGAAGTAGGAACGATAGATTGGTGGTGTGGGACCTTTTTAGGTGGTTATTCCTGGTCTTGTTGATTCAGTGTACTTCATGTCCACTTCTGGATTtttttagtaaataaataaaagttccATTCACATAGGAAAGAGACAATTTATGTCTAAGTGTGGTTTGTATTTTCTGGAAGGTTTTTCACTGCATTAAACATGGTGTTTGGTCTAGGTCTTCGTTTGTTCTCTTTCTTCAAGTTATTATTAAACCTAGTGTTTGAATTACAGAGGATATCAAAAGAGAGAGTCATGGTTTTGTCTTCATTCTaatgaattttcatttttttcatctaTTTTTCACCTTTTTGGTAATCGCTTGTGTAATATTTCGTAAAAGCACCCTTCTGCAATTGTAAGAGGACTTCTAAAGAATTTCTGTTATGTAACCCATTTCAGGAGGACCAGAAAACTGCTGCTCATTTGGCTAGCACAATTTCCAACTCACTGAAGGGAAGACCAGTGCAGGTATCATATTATCTTTTATCAATGTTGGAGATTGTTTTACGGACCTGCATATAACAGGGGGCCTTTTTCAGGGTCACATATTTCAAGGTAAAGAGCCACCACAGTTAGTAGCACTTTTCCAGCCTATGGTGGTCCTGAAGGTATTCTTCAGTTTAGTCTGGTGCAAAAACCTCTCCATATTAGTTTTATTTGGGGGTTTATTGTTATCTTTTTAATTTGACTGATTTCCTCTTCAGGGGGGCTTGAGCTCTGGCTATAAGAAATTGGTTGAGGAGAAAGGTCTGATGGATGAAACGTATACAGCAGATTGTGTGGCACTCTTTCGGCTATCTGGAACTTCTGTTCATAACAATAAAGCAGTGCAAGTTGATGCGGTATGAGCCAATTCATATGTTATAATCATGTATCCTACATGACAATATATGCTCACATATTTTGGGGAAGTGACCTTAGATAGCGATAAGCACTTCATATCTGATATTACTTAGCTCATTTCCTTGCTGGTTGGTATGATGACCATGGAGGACCTAATGCAAAAAAATGTAGTGAGCCCCAGACATGTTGCACATGGTAAAACTATAAAAGCCAGAAAAACAGAATAGGAATCAAAGATTACCCCTGAATTCCTTGTATAGGAAGACTTACCTGGACAGGGTCAATGGGCGATCAAGAAGGCTCATGGCCTAGGTTGATGGCCTTCATTGCACTCTGAAGGGGTGCCCGCCTATGGTCTCCTCAAGGTAGGAGAGCCAATTGGTGGCCTTCATTGCACTCTGAAGGGGTGCCTGCCTATGGTCTCCTCAACGTAGGAGAGCCAATGTCATAATTCCTTGTGTAGGAATACTTATCTGTTCCCTAGTagtatacaacaacaacaacaaagtcttttCCCTTGTAGTATGCATCTTTAAAATTTCCTGAGGTGGTTTTAGATTCTTCGGTTTCCCCTTTGAAATTAGTTATTAAGTTTGTAACAATGAGTGCTAAGCTTTTTTACATTGGTTTAGGTCAAGGATGGAGTCACTGGAGGATTTTCACACTGGATTTTTAGCATGCTGTAGTTGGCCAGTATAGAGAATAATATGAGATGTTAGATGTGATTTATTCAGGGGAAGATGAAAAAGGATTATCTGTTTTTCTTCATAAATGTGGTAGGAAGATTTGAATGTAATTGCATGCTTTTGAGAGAATGTTTTCTATGCTATGTTTAAATGTTGGACTTCTTGTTCACTGCTGGAGATAATCTTGTACTCTTTGGGCTTTTTAaattgtcttttcttttatcaatGTATACGTAaaacaaatttcattgtttagGTGGCAACATCGTTGAACTCTACCGAGTGTTTCATTCTGCAATCTGGGTCCTCAATGTTTGCCTGGATTGGAAATCAATGCACCATTGAGCAGCAACAGTTAGCAGCAAAACTTGCAGAGTTTTTGAAGGTACACTCGTATTGAAGATTCTATGCCCTCTGCCTCTTATGTAACTTATTTGCCTTCGAATTTATCATAGATGCACCATTCAGAAGAGTCAACATAACCAAGTAGGCTTAGTAAATGTATTTTAGTCAGGCTTCAAGTAACAATGGTATACTTAGGTCTGGCATTGTTTCgacttaataaaataaaaagaataagatGATTGTATACGTTGAGTTGATTGGGCACGGACGATGGATGGACAGCATTCAGTATTCATGCTTAATGTAATTTAGTAGTATTTATTAGGCACTCGATTTTCAGTATTGCCACGGATATACTGTTCGTCTATTTGAGCCTTACATGCCTTGCTAATACAGCCAGGAGTTACTTTAAAACATGCTAAAGAGGGAACTGAGAGCTCATCCTTCTGGTTTGCTCTAGGAGGGAAACAAAGTTACACCAGCAATAAAGTTTCTCAGGAGATTGTCAGAGATCCCCACCTGTTCACATTCTCGTTTAACAGAGGTAGAATATTATGACATTAAATGATGGCTGagttagaaattttatttgtaaagTTTGTTCCATTCTAACTctgttttttttgtgtgttcatGGATTCCCCAGGAAAGTTTCAGGTGAGTTATATGGCCTTTTGAGTGTAATTGGTATTTACTTCCATTTTCATTTGGACGCTAGTGCTTCTAATTGCATTCTGCAATTTTAATTTTGCAGGTAGAGGAAATTTACAACTTCACTCAAGATGATCTGCTGACAGAGGATATCCTTATACTTGATACGCATGCCGAAGTGTTTGTTTGGGTTGGTCAATGTGTAGACTCGAAAGAAAAGCAAAATGCTTTTGAAATTGGCAAGGTATACCttaaaatatttgcattttCGTCAGATGTTTCAtttgttacatttttcattcatatttGTGCAGAAATACATAGCGCTGGCAGCATCTCTGGAGGGTTTGGCTCCTAATGTACCATTATACAAAGTTACTGAAGGAAATGAACCTCGCTTCTTTACAACATACTTTTCATGGGATCTTTCAAAAGCCACTGTATGTTCTAAAACAAcaaactctctttctctctctctctctctctctctctctctcatttagATGAGTTTTAAGGAATTTGTAGTCAAGAATAATCAAAACACATTAAGTTGAACATAACAATTTTCTGTAATTTGGAACTTTTGGAGgggtttttacttttctattttaattgaaaTAAACTAGTCTTTTGGACTAGAATCAAA
Coding sequences:
- the LOC137712722 gene encoding villin-3-like, which codes for MSSSAKALDPAFQGAGQRVGTEIWRIEDFQPVPLPKSEHGKFYMGDSYIVLQTTQNKGGAYLYDIHFWIGKDTSQDEAGTAAIKTVELDAVLGGRAVQHREIQGHESDKFLSYFKPCIIPLEGGVASGFKKAEEEEFETRLYTCKGKRVVRLKQVPFVRSSLNHDDVFILDTQNKIFQFNGANSNIQERAKALEVIQFLKEKYHDGTCDVAIVDDGKLDTESDSGEFWVLMGGFAPIAKKVTTEDDVVPEATPAILYSITDGEVKTVEGELSKSLLENNKCYLLDCGSEVFVWVGRVTQVEDRKSASQAAEEFLASQNRPKSTRITRVIQGYETHSFKSNFDSWPLGSATSGTEEGRGKVAALLKQQGVGLKGIAKGAPVNEEVPPLLEGGGKMEVWCINGGAKTPLSKEDIGKFYSGDCYIILYTYHSGDRKEDYFLCCWFGKDSVEEDQKTAAHLASTISNSLKGRPVQGHIFQGKEPPQLVALFQPMVVLKGGLSSGYKKLVEEKGLMDETYTADCVALFRLSGTSVHNNKAVQVDAVATSLNSTECFILQSGSSMFAWIGNQCTIEQQQLAAKLAEFLKPGVTLKHAKEGTESSSFWFALGGKQSYTSNKVSQEIVRDPHLFTFSFNRGKFQVEEIYNFTQDDLLTEDILILDTHAEVFVWVGQCVDSKEKQNAFEIGKKYIALAASLEGLAPNVPLYKVTEGNEPRFFTTYFSWDLSKATVQGNSFLKKVSILFGIGHAVEDKSTGNQGGPRQRAEALAALSSAFNPSSGKSPLTGQDKSNGSSEGPRQRAEALAALSSAFNSSSGNKPSFPKPSASGRGSQRAAAVAALSNVLTAEKSRLTPDASPLQSPPSETSASEGPWELPEVKETGEAAPVSERSEEDSEQKTLQDESDSESSRSTFSYDQLRAKSNNPVTGIDFKRRETYLSDEEFQTIFGMPKDAFYRLPKWKQDMQKRKADLF